In the Podospora pseudocomata strain CBS 415.72m chromosome 5, whole genome shotgun sequence genome, one interval contains:
- a CDS encoding hypothetical protein (EggNog:ENOG503P4DA): MASVLTSEPSLVYSRRVVEARVHKYHWPAVQLNIWMLIMLISACTIIGVFATFIDIQHTLLLPVPWYFPYYITVASLAVFFILLLLYLIYQRRLLPSIVMIGGFILFVLWLTGLIVISVQLWGPDGSVSSECNIQVFGASPMPKGQTLETLAWLEQRSICQSWQAVFAFGLVGAVFLLWIMVIAYQVFADDAV, from the exons ATGGCCTCTGTCCTCACCTCGGAACCCTCCCTCGTCTACTCCCGCCGGGTAGTTGAGGCCCGGGTACACAAATACCACTGGCCCGCCGTCCAGCTCAACATCTGGATGCTCATCATGCTCATAAGCGCCTGCACCATCATTGGCGTATTTGCCACCTTTATCGACATCCAGCACACCCTTCTACTACCGGTACCGTG GTACTTTCCCTACTACATAACCGTCGCCTCCCTCGcagtcttcttcatcctcctcctcctctacctCATCTACCAGCGCCGCTTGCTCCCCTCCATCGTCATGATAGGAGGTTTTATTCTCTTTGTGCTGTGGTTGACGGGGTTGATAGTGATATCAGTGCAGCTGTGGGGGCCGGACGGGAGCGTGAGTTCGGAGTGCAATATCCAGGTTTTTGGGGCGAGTCCGATGCCCAAGGGGCAGACGCTGGAGACGTTGGCGTGGTTGGAGCAGAGGAGTATTTGCCAGAGCTGGCAGGCGGTTTTTGCGtttgggctggtgggggcggtgtttttgttgtgGATTATGGTTATTGCTTATCAGGTTTTTGCGGATGATGCtgtttga
- a CDS encoding hypothetical protein (EggNog:ENOG503PFUQ), with translation MDQPIKTWILTKSTGYPTDFRLQLGQVLRDPRQPMLLLFASSADPPPQMSGMQVSEKKTEGVIMGINSSLARCFGLWANTSVLPAAGAIQAARKCQPQGAPNANAGFLAQAMRLQQNHASFTKAQRSRFLYHEGACFRVGNCVFWV, from the coding sequence ATGGATCAGCCTATCAAGACATGGATCCTTACCAAGAGCACTGGTTACCCAACAGACTTCCGTCTCCAGCTTGGTCAGGTTCTTCGCGATCCCAGACAGCCCATGCTTCTGCTTTTCGCGTCATCAGCCGACCCGCCACCCCAGATGTCGGGGATGCAAGTTTCTGAGAAAAAGACCGAAGGTGTCATCATGGGAATAAACTCGAGCTTGGCTCGATGTTTTGGTCTCTGGGCAAACACCTCCGTTCTCCCAGCCGCGGGAGCTATTCAGGCTGCGCGTAAATGCCAACCGCAGGGTGCGCCAAACGCAAATGCGGGGTTCTTAGCTCAAGCAATGAGGCTCCAGCAGAACCATGCCTCATTCACTAAGGCACAGAGGTCTCGGTTTTTGTACCATGAGGGGGCTTGTTTTAGGGTAGGTAACTGTGTCTTTTGGGTTTGA
- the CAR1 gene encoding Arginase, catabolizes arginine to ornithine and urea (EggNog:ENOG503NU9J; BUSCO:EOG09263E87; COG:E): MAPSRLSDIADIALPTTKSTSATDTVTTLPDTPASSVGSRTFGRSIMNTSLIESKFLSHPEDLGVVAVGFSGGQCKPGVDAAPSALIEAGLLTQIRDELGYNLHGHDTVHLYTDLVPKEDPDYRNMKNPRAVSAVTKKIADQVYNQAKEGRLVLTLGGDHSIAIGTIGGSAKAIRERLGREIAVIWVDAHADINTPETSGSGNIHGMPVSFLTGLAKEDKEDVFGWIKDENRISVKKIVYIGLRDVDAGEKRILRENGIKAFSMFDIDRHGIGRVMEMALGHIGSDTPIHLSFDVDALDPMWAPSTGTPVRGGLTLREGDYICECVHQTGSLVAVDLVEVNPSLAPAEDIGAHETVRAGCSLVRCALGESLL, from the exons ATGGCACCCTCCCGCCTCAGCGACATTGCAGACATTGCGCTGCCAACGACAAAGTCTACCAGCGCAACTGATACTGTCACCACTCTCCCAGACACTCCCGCCTCGAGCGTTGGCTCTCGCACTTTCGGCAGAAGCATCATGAACACATCGTTGATCGAGAGCAAGTTCCTCAGCCACCCCGAGGATTTGGGTGTGGTGGCTGTTGGTTTCTCGGGGGGTCAG TGCAAACCAGGTGTTGACGCTGCGCCATCAGCGCTCATCGAAGCCGGCCTCCTCACCCAGATCCGCGACGAGCTCGGTTACAACCTCCACGGCCATGACACAGTCCACCTCTACACTGACCTTGTGCCCAAGGAGGACCCCGACTACCGCAACATGAAGAACCCCCGCGCCGTCTCTGCCGTGACAAAGAAGATCGCCGATCAGGTGTACAACCAGGCCAAGGAGGGGAGACTGGTCTTGACTCTGGGTGGTGATCACAGTATTGCCATTGGCACCATTGGTGGTTCGGCCAAGGCTATCAGGGAAAGGCTGGGCAGAGAGATCGCCGTCATCTGGGTGGACGCGCACGCCGATATCAACACCCCCGAGACCAGTGGGAGTGGTAACATCCACGGCATGCCTGTTAGCTTCTTGACTGGGTTGGCCAAGGAAGACAAGGAGGATGTCTTTGGGTGGATCAAGGATGAGAACAGGATCAGCGTCAAGAAGATCGTGTACATTGGTCTGAGAGATGTTGATGCCGGCGAGAAGAGGATCTTGAGGGAGAATGGGATCAAGGCGTTTAGCATGTTTGACATTGACAG ACATGGCATCGGCCGcgtgatggagatggctcTCGGTCACATTGGCAGCGATACCCCGATCCATCTGTCGTTCGACGTGGATGCGCTTGACCCCATGTGGGCGCCATCGACCGGCACCCCTGTCCGTGGAGGCTTGACGCTGCGCGAGGGTGACTACATCTGCGAGTGCGTGCACCAGACGGGCAGCTTGGTGGCTGTTGACTTGGTGGAAGTCAACCCCAGCCTGGCGCCTGCTGAAGACATCGGGGCTCACGAGACGGTTAGGGCCGGTTGCTCCCTTGTTCGGTGCGCACTCGGCGAGTCTCTTCTGTAG
- a CDS encoding hypothetical protein (EggNog:ENOG503P602; COG:S), translated as MEPLSAAVTILEVAGAITSVISAATAFMRDIRGARQEIIAVKKELISLKGVLEILADDFHDADKIKLPDSVLERIVDVAADCQNVVNQIGGLLKEGSRVSWALSGKEEMESLREDLERHKATLSVTLDLVSVIIIKDIKDDTEHILQDTSAIKGNTAQIQTDIDRVLQGISQIQLQLNAPETGPRPSNYVLGRFLADLRTDAETILGDAEYPDDRTEQYHGYLHSQEGYDIRSPPEPTPAPITLSDTEGRRCLVSFRACRTWLEMSKAIEQLYGHLPQNDQVRAGNYEVFGPSGEIILPAFWESFVLPGWEVTLKLRQVEMANQSLKAEATIVDETKPQSEGSQKEGQSKKAGSTTRPDSGKEMLGRVLKPRTGTKDNKESDKEKDKKKEKHTEFNLIPVRGFFDQRKKEIRHASTKDKIAPPVSTKAQSPSQQAQSQPREEVTAEASEMRQSYPQLQPEILQPVTAPTPTQTVFRQLQIARHSLPTPTLTPAPIISPLYYFRATPSHPASTLSAFHPQSSASHTNIPPTTPDDSQPSWATRAQSPASKSATSLTTKKSSDSSVEAKANETTSRPRDKNNAGAKNVKNTAAPTRLARDNVTPPSKPAGNNVAPPGSCESKKENKKPSRLLPSGGSRHGTKTLKPNSSRVEDK; from the exons ATGGAGCCTCTGTCAGCGGCGGTAACAATATTGGAGGTTGCTGGCGCGATTACATCCGTGATAAGCGCTGCCACGGCATTCATGCGAGATATTCGAGGGGCTCGACAAGAAATCATCGCCGTTAAAAAGGAACTAATATCACTCAAAGGTGTGCTTGAGATACTCGCAGATGACTTTCACGATGCCGATAAGATCAAGCTCCCAGACAGCGTGCTTGAGCGAATTGTCGATGTGGCCGCAGACTGCCAAAATGTCGTGAATCAGATTGGCGGGTTGTTGAAGGAAGGTTCGCGTGTCAGTTGGGCTCTGTCGGGAAAAGAGGAGATGGAAAGCTTGCGAGAAGATCTGGAAAGACACAAAGCCACCCTCAGTGTAACACTGGATTTGGTATCTGT catcatcatcaaagacatCAAAGACGACACAGAGCACATTCTCCAAGACACCTCGGCCATCAAAGGCAACACAGCACAGATACAAACAGACATCGACCGTGTTCTGCAGGGAATATCTCAGATTCAACTCCAGTTGAATGCGCCGGAGACAGGGCCAAGACCATCAAATTATGTTCTCGGCCGGTTTCTCGCCGACTTGAGGACCGACGCGGAGACCATCCTTGGAGATGCAGAGTATCCTGATGACAGGACAGAACAGTATCATGGGTATCTGCACAGCCAGGAAGGATATGACATCAGATCACCCCCAGAGCCAACACCCGCTCCCATCACCTTGAGCGACACAGAAGGGAGACGTTGTTTGGTCTCATTTCGTGCTTGCAGAACCTGGCTG GAAATGTCGAAGGCAATAGAACAATTGTATggccatcttcctcagaATGACCAGGTCCGGGCTGGAAATTACGAAGTCTTCGGTCCTAGTGGAGAGATAATCCTGCCAGCATTTTGGGAAAGCTTCGTTTTACCAGGTTGGGAAGTGACGCTGAAGCTACGCCAAGTCGAGATGGCCAACCAGTCCCTCAAAGCAGAAGCGACAATTGTTGATGAAACTAAACCTCAGTCAGAAGGCTCCCAAAAAGAAGGACAATCAAAAAAGGCTggctcaacaacaaggccagACAGCGGCAAAGAAATGCTTGGAAGGGTTCTCAAACCGCGGACTGGGACTAAAGACAACAAGGAAAGTGACAAGGAGAAAgataaaaagaaagaaaaacacacAGAGTTCAACCTGATCCCGGTGAGAGGCTTCTTTGATCAgcggaagaaggagattaGACATGCTTCGACCAAAGACAAG ATTGCTCCGCCAGTGAGCACAAAGGCGCAGTCTCCCAGTCAACAGGCTCAGAGTCAGCCTCGAGAAGAGGTGACAGCTGAGGCTTCCGAAATGCGCCAGAGCTACCCCCAATTGCAACCTGAAATACTGCAGCCAGTCACAGCTCCGACGCCTACTCAGACGGTGTTTCGGCAGCTTCAGATTGCTCGCCATTCTCTGCCAACCCCCACTCTCACTCCAGCCCCAATCATTTCACCCCTCTACTACTTTCGGGCCACTCCATCGCACCCAGCTTCTACCCTCTCCGCCTTTCACCCACAAAGCTCTGCCTCCCACACAAACATTCCTCCAACCACACCTGACGACTCACAACCATCATGGGCCACCCGCGCCCAATCTCCTGCGAGCAAATCGGCGACCTCACTTACTACGAAGAAATCGAGCGATTCCAGCGTCGAAGCGAAAGCCAACGAGACCACCTCGAGACCGAGAGACAAGAACAACGCCGGCGCGAAGAACGTGAAGAACACCGCCGCGCCCACCAGGCTCGCCAGGGACAACGTCACgccgcccag CAAGCCCGCCGGGAACAACGTCGCGCCGCCAGGGAGCTGCGagagcaagaaggagaacaagaagccCAGCCGGCTCCTACCATCCGGAGGCTCCCGCCACGGCACCAAGACGTTGAagcccaacagcagcagagTCGAGGACAAGTGA